ATTTCATTACCTCATCGAAGCCGCCTTAAAAGCTGGGAGAGGTTACAACAGCGACGCTCGTCTGGCTCCGCTGCAACTCGATTGCGAAATCGCTCTTGGTGTTGTAAGCGATATTTAGATTCGGGCTGCATTAGATAACCAGCCCAAAGCCTGGCTTTTGGATTTCTGGCTTCAATCTCGAACATTCCAAGGTGTGGTTGGCAGCTAATGAGACGAGGCTCGCCAATTCTGACATTGACATTGAAAAGCTCTTTAGCTAGCCGCCTGAGAAGATGCCTAATGAATGGGCTAGGCACGGGAATTTTAAGTACGCAACTGTCATAGCCGCTCCCAAAAATCCACATCGAAAACCCGTTCGCATTTTTGGGTATTCAACCTAAAATTGTTTGCGAATTGCGTGCCATGCATTTTTGCTGCCAAGTCGTGCATGGCCGTAAATAGCTATTTCGCAgctcaattttaattgccagcAATTTCCAAGTTATTAAACTTAACAACGGGCCGAAACATAAATGCTTTAATGGGCCAATTTCGATGGAAAGCCACCGCACATTGTCAAGTTCAAGTTGGCATTCATTATGCAACGGCACTCGCCAGTTCGCCAGTTTGCCAGTTCAACTGGTCACTTGTTCGGCTGGACTGGCCGATTTTAAAGCCATCAGCCAGCACTTCCCTTTAAGTGGGGGTCGAAAAAGTTACAGCCAGCCTGCTAATCACGGCGATAAACAATTTGAGCGGGGCAAAGATTTGCCGCACACAATAAATTTCCGCATTCGACGCTTGATTATTTTTCCCTTCTTGCGGTTCGCTATCGAAAACTAACACCAACCGCAGCTGCGAAAAGAATGTGGCCTGGCcaaagacaaacaaaataaatgttgctATTTTTATGTTGCCACACAGACTACAACTGCAGCAGCGgtggcagcggcggcagcggcagcaagtCACGCtcgaaaagtttttattttgtggcagcaaaatcaaatgaaaaggGCCGCTGCCGACATGCAACTGAGTGTGCCGAATTCTATGGGTTGCATTAGGCCAACAGCACACACACTCGCTCCGGCTATCTATGCTGATTTATGGCCAACAACGAGAACGAGGAGCTCCAAAATACAACGCTTTTAAAACTCAATTTGCATGCCACTTTCGGCGGGTCCTGCGATGcattgaaaatcaatttctgTCAAAAGCGGCAGCGTCGATGcgttaaatttgaaaaatcatATCTGTTCAGCGGTAAATACATGAACAGCGGCTAAGCCGACTTCTTGAGCTAAACGATTTATTGCTCGATCTGCAACAAGCCAAAACAAAGGACTTTGTATTTCACCCATAGAgcataaattcaaaacaaaggcaatatttgtttttgaaacaaatttttttttaccactcACTCACATATTTTTTCGAGCTATAAGCTTTCCAATTTATAGGGCAATATTAGTCGAacttttgtttacatttaaaatagatATTTTGCTTAGAAGTAAAATTCCAATTTTAGAacacttaataaattaaatcaaccTATTAAAGAAGTAATTGCATATATTTCCAAATACCATCGAATTGGTCGTCGAATAATAtcagaaattttttttctgcacaCTTCCCACCCGACAACTATCGAGGAATAGACAAACAATAGACAAAACAATTCAAACGCAGATTAACCCACATACGGACCGGGCCGCCAACAATgtgggtaaatatttaaatatcattaCGATGTTGTCGGCGCACCGTATGCAAAAACTGTTTTTGGAAGACGGCAACATTTAGCGGAAATGCTCGAGTGCTGTTGTTGCCGGGTAAATACCTAACGGGCCAAAGGCTCCCCAAACGGAACGTGCTTAAATGTCAGcaattttcttgatttataCGGCGGCAATGTCTTGGCAGACAACTAGACAAACAGCGATAAAAATAACACCGCACAGCCCGAGTTACAGCCCAGCAAATGATAGATACACAACACACTTGTGCCGCCGAGTGCCACAAAAAGAGGCAACGCCAACCTGTGATTGCAACCGCAGGGACTGGCGGCGATTATGAGTCCCGGGTCCTTCGTAATGCCTCTGAATTTGTTTGCTAGCATGCCGAGTGCGGGGTTCATTGCTCTGATACTGGTATTTATGGGCTGACAACTGAGTTGGCCGGCATGCGATGGGGATTTGTCATCATTTGTCATGATACGAGGATCTTCCCGGCCAGGCGACCAAGAGATAGGAGATATCGAGGCCTTGGGGAAAAGCCAAGGATGTCCTTCCCCAGCCGGTCGATATCGATACATTTCACTCGCATCTAATTACAGAATGTGGCAATGAATTATTGAAAACACACGGGGCTATTTGCAATTTCGCTAACGCATTCttttgttcattttaaattatgaattcATTTGCATCTTGACAGTGTCTGTCATTTAAGTAAcagataaattaatttcattttatcgAGCtgtataaagtttttaatttgtagcGGTGTTGTGTACATTTTTGGTTAATTAAATGATTATGTTAATGGACGAGCGGATGTACGGATGATAAACAGCGAGTGGGGGTCAGCCAGTGCCAATGGTGTGCAATCAACCAATAAGACCGACACAAATGTCGGTTTAACTgttaaaatgtcaataaaaatgtattatttaaatgcacaTAAACAGAGACACCCATCCGCATTGTTTGCGCCAAAGGagcaaaaaatgtaattaagcGCTCCGCGCTGATAGATAAACCAATTATGGCCGAACAGTAAATTAAATAGCATGCCACACCAGGCAATCAGTCTAACTAGCTTATAAATAATTCGCTGGCTCACGTGGTCACACCAGATTGTGCCGTATATGTTCTCCAGGTACCACCAGTGCACATATAGCATTGCATTGGCATGCCGGTCAAACTATTCATTTCCAAGGTGCGCCGGGCGGCACCGTCGAGAACAAAAGACAGCCCGATTGCCAGACTTCAGAGTGGGTTAGTAGTTGGTCTAGAATCTGGCCGAACCGGTTCGCAACGAGAATGTGGGCTAGCCGGGCTCTTGGCTTTCATTTTCATTCGGCTCCAAGCTAATTTAGCCGTTATGTCATGTCAACAGCATCTCGGCTTTTGTTAGATAATGGATAAAGTAGCGCGTGATGTGGTTAGAAGCTATCGCTTTCAACCGAATTCCGACAAACTGGTAGATATGTGAGTCACACTTTGGGCTGGCCTTAGAACGCTGGTTATTGCGAACTGCTTTTAGAATCAGccaattttattgttgttaccCATTTACCGATGTAGTTTACCCATTATTTGATTAGCCAGAAAACCACTCAGATTGAGaagataaaataattaattagaagactgttttaatttctaaagAATCTCAAGAAATACAGGTTccacattttttattgaacgACAACGCATCTAAAATATCTCAGGCGGCCCTTTATGACAGTCTCTCTGCTACATTAGGCTGTGCAaaatattactcatacgcatGGTGCCCCAGGTGCCTCTGTAATTGCTTAGAAAACATGTGGCGAGGAGCACACACGGCTGTAAGTGCACAATCATTGCCCGGAGCAGGTGTGTATGCGAAGGCATTAGGACTGCGGTCCATTCCTGCGGCTGCTGCAGGCAACAAGAATGCCAGATTGCACTCTTTCCGCACAGTTGCAGGTAAATGGCAAAGTTATTGCAGTTATTCTCGAGTGGCGAATGCCACACGGCTAAGTGCTCGCCGTCCTCGAAGCATGAAATGCCCGGCTAATTGATGTCGCAGACTAATCGCAAGACTCCCATAACAAGCGGtgataaattgaaattgcttgaatttaaaaattatagcaaTCGTGCCAGCTgcgttattaaattttaactgaggCGGCGATCAAACTGcgtaattaacaaaattacaataaacaaatgcgAATCGCAAAACGTAAAGCGAATAAACAATCGATGTTTTTGTGCGAATCAGAACTGGCTAAATGACTGCCTAAGCTAACCATATATACATGGCAATATtcgcttaaaataaatacgcagcaaaaataacagtttttaattaaagtcgGCAAATAATTTTATGGATGCCACAGTTGTGATTTATTCGAGGCTCATTCGTGAGCGCAGCCACTGCGTAACtgtaaaatttgatatttgatTAGTTTAcacacaaaatgaaaattgcatGTTGTTTATTCAGGCCAGCGAATCAGTTGATTTTTCTATGTTTTCATTCAATTGTTGCGTTCATGCGGTTTCCCATGCGCTTTGCACCTGTTTtaatggcgcccaacgtgggtcCTGTCCACAGCCGttttggcgcccaacgtggggcctGACCCCGGACTTAGCCCACGGCTTAGGCAATTGATGCGCACTTTTGATTGAACATTGGAAATGAAACGTGACCGCAACTCTGCGGCTTTGCAATTAGATTATCACACACATTCAAGGGGCATCAATGGGGAGCGGCATTCTTTTTCAATGCCAGACTGCACGtgggtaattattttttgactgCTGCCATTCGATTTTCCATGccaaatatatagaaaatgcCGGCAAATACCGCATTAGTTAGTTGTACAAATGCAATTTAGTTCGTTACGCCCTGCGGTTGGATTGAGCTCAGCTTCCACAAAAACAGACATCGAGCGCTGTCGAAGGAGGGGGATAAGTCCTTGGCTGCGCATTTCAGGTGCTTCAACTCTCTGTCACAGGGTTCGCTGTAATTTCATACCCAAAATCGAGGGAGGGAAAAAAAATCGCACGAAACAAAAGTAAATGCAGTTGGCCCTGAGCTGTCAGCGATCCGTGTGTGTCTGCGACTGCTGAAAGTTGCCTTCGAGATTTATTGGCAACCGTCGTCTCTCTGTCAGACATCAGACTTTTTAAAGTGAATGCCTTTTGGGCCAGATGACAAATGGCCATGCCCAGCGTCATCATCGTCGAGCTCGTCTTTGCCGTCATAATGATAATAAGCAGCTTGGATACGTGTGTATCTGCATCTGCTTGGCTTGAGCAATCGTTGGGATTCCTTATTTCGTCTATGACTTTTCTCTGAgttctttttttggtttcatttGTGACTCACAAGTCTGGACAACAAtgaaaaaggaaatatatataacagaATCTcagttttctaaaaacgtaTTGCAAAAtgaatgtataaaatataagcggaaaatttataactttgtacaatcaattttcaaaatcCAAGCTCACTCATCCTTTTGTGCACTGATGCAAGTGGTACCATGTTGTTAAATTAGTACCAATCAAACTCAATCTAATTTATATCGCCTTTTTTCAGCTGTGGCTCAAAGTAGCTTTAAGTGTCCCGATGACTTTGGATTCTATCCACACGACACTTCGTGCGACAAATACTGGAAGTGCGACAATGGCGTTTCCGAGCTGAAGACCTGCGGCAACGGTCTGGCCTTCGATGCCACAGACTCCAAATACCTCACCGAGAACTGCGACTATCTGCACAACGTGGATTGCGGCGATCGCACAGAGCTTGGTAAGATGTCCTTAAGATTGAAAATGATTGATGACTTTTTGACAAAAATAGAGGGCTGATGAATGGGAAATGTGTGGAAATGCCACACAGTTACTTGGGTTTTGAAGCAATAGTGTAAGGGTGtgtaaaagtatgcaacaatatatttaaaatatagaaatcGTTTGCATTGTTGTATTCTTACACATTCTGACACATCTTGAAGTCATTTCAAAAcccttttaatgttttgagaGTTATAAGCCCTGTCATTTGGGAAAACAGTACTTTAACATAcatcaattttataaatatagaGCCCCCAATCACCACGCCTCACTGCTCCCGTCTGTATGGCATCTTCCCCGACGAGAACAAATGCGACGTGTTCTGGAACTGCTGGAACGGCGAGCCCTCCAGATACCAGTGCTCCCCCGGACTGGCCTACGATCGCGATGCTCGTGTGTGCATGTGGGCTGATCAGGTGCCCGAGTGCAAGAACGAAGGTGGGTTGCTAGTGCTTCAGATGTAGCAGATGAAATGACTTAATATTGCTGCGATTACAGAGGTGGCCAACGGATTTTCCTGCCCGGCGGCCGGTGAGCTGGCCAACGCCGGATCCTTCTCGCGCCACGCCCACCCCGAGGACTGCCGCAAGTACTACATCTGCCTGGAGGGCGTGGCCCGCGAATACGGATGCCCCATCGGCACAGTCTTCAAGATTGGCGACAGTGATGGCACTGGCAACTGCGAGGATCCCGAGGATGTTCCCGGATGGTAAGTGGCACTTTCTTTCTTCCTGTTTGATTTTTCTTGCTTTGCACTCTCCGCGAAAACCGTTGTCAAATTTAGTAGGGCAACAAAGGTCGTTTTGCTACTACCTAAAGTATTGGGCTTTAAGTGAATTTTCCACTAATCATTAGAAATTCTGCGCCTTGTAATGAGTATGTAAGCATCGAAATAATAGGCACACTTTCGCTTTAAGTATAATTTGAATAGTTTTACAAATtacatatctattttttgacgagtaaaataaatactttcaaACAAGACCACAAGTGcacatatacaaaaaatgatAACATCTATATCAGAAATTAATCTAGATATTTAAAATCGCTTTACGGAGGGCCTAAAGATATGctgcataataataaataactgggataaaatattttgttgcatactttaagGCACCTTAGTCagcgattttatttatttagatatttCTGTTGGATTTCttgtaggtgtttttttttttattgagttttGTTAGACTTTTTCGGCCAAGCTTGTGCCTCTCAGCACCTATCACCACACTCCTCACCCTTTAGAATTTCACTGTCCACTGTCTATACTCAACACATGCCACATATCACATATCACATCTCACATATCCATTTCTCTGGCCTGTTCTGACATATCTCTTTACCTTGGTCCCATTTACAATTACAGCGAAGACTACTACGGCGATCTGGATTTGAAGAGCATCCGCAAGAGCGAGCTTCTAGCTGGATTGAACAGTGAAGGTCGCACTAAGGGCGCGCAAAAAACCAAAGctgcctcctcctcctcctcataaacataacaactacaacaagaaCCTACAACTTTAACAACAATAActaaaaaacaacagcaactacaactacaactacaacaacaatacAACAAGATCAATCAACTCAGATTCCCAGTTCCCATCCTGCCAAAAATCCTCTCACATcacaaatcaaaagaaaaaaaaatgagagaTAACACTCAGCCTCAAATCGAAAATCGAATCAcatcaaaaactattttcctGCCATTTTCTTACTTCTCAGTTGACTTCTGTACTGTATTTCTAATTTATGAATCTATAAATCTCTCTCGTTTCGCCTGAGTCTGTTGCTATCTCTTCATGTTTCTGTTTTCAACAAACATTAAACTTATCGAAATTGCCACGCAAATTTAGGCTCGaagaaaatgaaacaaaattttgtgAACAAAATATAGAGAACATCGAGGAATGAAAGAAAACGTTCAAAACGAAGCGTAAAATTTAGAGATTTGTACATTTAAGTGATCCTTGTTTATAagcttataattttattttatacataaaaaa
This genomic window from Drosophila gunungcola strain Sukarami chromosome 3R, Dgunungcola_SK_2, whole genome shotgun sequence contains:
- the LOC128251657 gene encoding protein obstructor-E isoform X2, yielding MKKFFVVFVALFGAAVAQSSFKCPDDFGFYPHDTSCDKYWKCDNGVSELKTCGNGLAFDATDSKYLTENCDYLHNVDCGDRTELEPPITTPHCSRLYGIFPDENKCDVFWNCWNGEPSRYQCSPGLAYDRDARVCMWADQVPECKNEEVANGFSCPAAGELANAGSFSRHAHPEDCRKYYICLEGVAREYGCPIGTVFKIGDSDGTGNCEDPEDVPGCEDYYGDVDLKALKKLGF
- the LOC128251657 gene encoding protein obstructor-E isoform X1, giving the protein MKKFFVVFVALFGAAVAQSSFKCPDDFGFYPHDTSCDKYWKCDNGVSELKTCGNGLAFDATDSKYLTENCDYLHNVDCGDRTELEPPITTPHCSRLYGIFPDENKCDVFWNCWNGEPSRYQCSPGLAYDRDARVCMWADQVPECKNEEVANGFSCPAAGELANAGSFSRHAHPEDCRKYYICLEGVAREYGCPIGTVFKIGDSDGTGNCEDPEDVPGCEDYYGDLDLKSIRKSELLAGLNSEGRTKGAQKTKAASSSSS